AGGTTTTAACAGAAAAGCTTAATACAGCCTTACAAGAGGTTGTTGCAATATCATTAGGATAAAATATACCATATTTCATGTTTGTTTAATTGTAGTATTCCTAATTTTTTTCCACAGTgtgatgttaaaaaaaacaaaacgcgCGCACACTCGCGcgcccagtctctctctctctctctctctctcacacacacacacacacacacacacacacacacacacacacacacacacacacacacacacacacacacacacacacacttccattgTCAAGTCTCTGGCTTGGCAGTTTGCAGAGTTATGTCAAGTGAATCGGAAGGATGTAGTGTTTGTTTCTTTGCATCCTCACATCACATCAGCACGTTTGTCCCTCACTTTGTTCCTTAGTTTAGTCCGAGCTTTGAATGCAGCAGAGTTAAACAGATGCTGTTAATAGACAAACCAAAGAATATAAaaattaacacaaaaacataCTTTTGCTATACAAGACAGGAAAATACTTTCTGAATTGGAAATAAGATTCCTGCTGGTATGATACTgtacaaatattcaaataaaaataaaataattgcagGGCTTCACTTATTTAGAGAAATTGTAATAATTTTACTTATAAACAGGGCTGGGCAATAcggcaaaaaaaacattttttttcccaccaaacagattttatcattttaaaatgtactcaactAAAACTTCACTTCAACAGGATTCAAATAacatgttctttattagaatgcaaggcaagCTGGTTAGAGAAAACAAAGTTGTGTTCATTATAAAAATAgtagtgtaaaaaaaacaaaggcaCCACACAGGAAGTTGTCAACGCTGTgtcaaagataaataaatacaaatcagatTCATTTAAAATACCCCAGATGTTAAGAAATAATATTATACAATAAGACTGCTAAATACTTCCTAGCCCaaaccaagtctatctagaaagttatctagatTTGATCAACTTTATCTAGAATGTACTCACTGCATATTATACAAATTGTATAATCATAAACCCCTGCTAATAGTGTATAGACATGAAAATTCAGTCTAAACAAGTTTTTCCCACCAGTTTAGAACAGGAAATGTACTTGTGTTACATACATGAAACAAATGAACAtggaaaaattaaaaaacaaatgctgTGAAACCGGCACACTTTGACCTCTGAAACATCattatggtatccattaaggctgcacgaCTGATTGAGTTAGGATTGAAATGGCCTAAACAGCTTTTTGCATTGTGCATTCACCACTTCATCCGCACTGTGAGAGCATGTGGCACATGCagcaatatacatttatatatatatatattttacacatttatatatattatttacagtacatttaattCGGACTCCATGTTGCTAAACTGTTATGTTCATCTGGAGCACGCACACGTACAGATGATCAGATTTGGGCAATATCCATCTATGGTGTTTGCTGATATTGTGACAAAACGTAAATTCAaattaatctataaaataaaaaaataaaaatcacccaGCCCTTCttataaatcaaatataaatCTGACTTTATTCTGCAAACTAAAATTAATTCTTTACAGTCCATGATTTATTACACTTAAAAGGGAAAGTTGAaccataaataaaaattctcttcatttactcaccctcaagccatcccacaTGAGTATGGGTttttctcttctgcagaacacaaagattttttttagaagaaaatctcagcttttTTCATCctaacaatgcaagtaaatagtgaccagacatatgaagctccaaaaatcacataaagttcacaaaaaagtaatacatacgactccagtggttaaatccatatcttcagaagtgataagtgtgggtgagaaacagatcaatatcttcacttttaaaatgtaaaagaacgtgaaagtggagattttaagtaaaataaaaaggcttaaatattgatctgtttctcatattTAGAGCCACAAATGTCcggtcaacattcacttgaattgtatggacctacagagctgaaatattcttttaaaaatatttgtttgtgttcttcagaagaaagaaagtcatatacatatgggatggcatgagggtgagtaaattatgagagaattagaaTTTCTGGGTGACCTATCCCTATAAATGTGCAAATTTTAAAGGTTACCCTCTCTGTGCGGGAGATCCTGTTGGCTTTGACAGAGGCATCCAGGATGAGAGGTGGGCCCAGACCAAAAATATCCCTCAGCAATGAattaaactacacacacaaaaaaacattctaCTTGAAATATTATACCACATATAAGAGAAAACAAATCTATTAGGAAGCTTATGACTAAAATGTTAGCCTGTAAAATCGAATATGATCTGCTACAAAGTTACACAGTAATACATAGTAAAGGTTTATAGTAATACATATGcaaatgctgttggtcctccgcaccTGTAGTTGGTGTCTGACTCCAGACTCAAGCACCTccttaaaggcatcatatatcCTGTGGCGCATCCACCCATCGATGTATATCGTCTCAATCCCAAATTTGATCTTTTCCTCGGTGAAATCATCATTCTGAAAACAGGAAAGGAAATGATTAGACTATTGCAGGGGTTCTCATTGGAGGTGGTTCTGCCCCCCATGGGTAGTTCAAAGGTTGCCAGGGGgggtgctgagagcaaattagtagagaatggggcattaggttacaaatgggggcgtTTATCactcataataataaaatctatcatccagttcctctttgcattaaaacatttatttggactTGGAGTATGTCAGTTGGTCCTCAATTATACtggttggtacacatttgtaccacggttcatctgattttgaagtctagcgacacatttgaagtatctggtttagcagtgcCAAATACACAGATGGGGGCACAAcctcggctaatgcacctgtatggctctgtagacgAATACGTCTCAATGGACAGAGTAGCAGGAACGCAATCTCTTAAAGCctttgaattcggcacagaattctacatcaccacccttgaatttactatagtaaaactaactGTACTTAAGGCAGAAATagattgaaaataaatattatcatatcactaatTCAGCTCTATTAAAGGTATCATAGGCTACAGGGGAGAGAGGGAATATACTTAATGTATGTTacaacttatattttgtatttattgatttttacatgtgtttaaagtaggtctactgtttataattacaaaaatggcatatttatatatatatatatatatatatatatatatagaaatcaCGTTGTATCTAACCATGGTTGTGAAGATCCATGCTTAcatgtgtttactatggtcttgttacaaaatACCACTCTTAAacctataaaaataataaaaaaaaattcaaatgtaaaaaaggcaaaatgtaaaatatactaacaatatcacttttattattagtttaggTCTTCCCATCttcattttataggccccagataTAGCCCTCCATCTGCTTGAATTCAAGAAATGCAAGGTTTGATCTCACATTCGTGACTCAAATCTGctgaattaataaaacttaaattatGCAATGTATCGAAGTTGCATTGAGCAAATATTGTGTCTTTTTTTGGTACAACAAAGTCTCCGCTTTCACATTATGTCACATTATTAGAAATGTATGCTTTGCTGATAAAAACTACCAACATTATTAACTAATATGATCCAAAACAAGCAGTCAGGATGTTCACAATGAGGTCACAGTTCTTACCTCAATGTAATGCAGCACCTCTCTGAAGATTGAGCGCTGTTTCCTGCGGTCGTTTTTAGCACGATGTTTATTTCCATCAGTCGCAAGACTCTTTAGACTGTTACACAACGCATCACAGTCCTCGTACTCAAActcctaaaaaaaacaacacacattaCATTTGCAATCAAAcccacatactcacacacacacacacacacacacacacacacaatactgttttacactttacaatacaCACCTGATCAATGTCACGTCCTAGTTCATAGAGTAGAGCAATAGTCTCCCCCACAGCAATTCGGAAGTTCACCTCACTGCTCTCTAAACATGCATGCAGACGCGGCAAGTGACTGAAAAAGGGAGAGAGATCATATTACAGACAATAGAAGATATTTTTACTCTCAATCAGGTATTATCACATAGCTGTATAACCTGATAAAGGCATTAGCCAAAACATAACAAGGCCATTATTAATTCATTGACTTGGATTTCAGACTTGCATTAGATTATGACTTTGCAGGGAAACAGGCCACAAAACAACTAGGTTACTATTAAGCTTTTGAATTGTTGATTCAATGCATATAGATGTCTGTTTTCTTGTATTTGAGTGGCAGACTTACTGGTTAAGAATGCTGTTGATACAAGATGCAGGGCAGAGGGTGCAGAGCAGTGCCCAAGCCTTCAGGGCAGCACTGTGGAGAGCAGGGGTCCCGGCTTTGACAGAAGGCAGAGTGCCATCACCCAGAGGATACGCACCTACAAACACACTCTCTAAATGTCCAAGAGATTTCACCAGGTCCTAAGACAAAGAGACATTAAATGTCAAGAAGCAGTGCATTTAACAACAATCATACTTAATCAAACATGCAGATCTCTAAATATTcatatgcattttacaatatgCTCAAATCTATTAATTTGGTACAGGTTTTGTAAGATAATCAGAACGGATTGTACCTCTGAATCTTCTGAGGCAGACACATAGCAGCACAAACCCAGAGCTCGAGCACACTGACAAAAATGCAGAGACAGaggaaaacaattaaattaattgatcAATTAGAACTTTTACAAATGTAACGGATGTGAAAGGTAAAAATGTTTGGGGCACCACTCACGCTCTGTCGTGCTGACAGACTGACACAGCTGTCAATCAGGATGGAGCTGAGGATGGGGCGGAGAATCTTGAAGCCCTCCTCGCCTTCGACTCCGGCCCCGAGTTGCACACACAGGAGAGCACAAACTGTAGCAGCAGCAGCCTGCTCTTCTCCTCCACCTACAGAGACAAACAGCGCTATGGTGACCTTTCTAATCTAAATATTAGATTAAACAAATATTATAGTAAATAGTACATTGTTTACACATGAATAACATCAGCCAGCCGACTTCAATTGCCAAGATCAAGATATCGCAGGTCTGTGTGCATGTCTGAAAGGGCTTTTTTTTCCAGATAAATCACGCACACGTACATGCgtagcagtaaaaaaaaaaattacaaagtgAAAATGGCCCTTACCTTGTACCgtcttttaatttctttatttggtctcactttatattaggtgtctttaactacctGTTTGCTGGGtaggaaatctcaaggattaatagggGTGTTTTCCTCATAACATCACGTGTTGTTCAAAGCaaaaatgaaacacggaatgtaggtgGTCATCCGCACAAACCGACTGAAGCAAAACAGGCACGTTTACTCCttgattaaccgaaagtgaagctGCTGGCTTGTGAAGCTGCTGGCTCGTGATGTGCGAATGTCTTGCACActctgcacgagtctgttgggtatactgcagactcgtcacattttaactttttgtttagcatcccattcagctcatgaaagcatgttgtgtgatcatgaggaaggattccatcaagatgtagattggaatgcaggtgcggaatttatataaataatctaCCATCTCGCCAttgctggtgtgccagtgattacccctccacatGCTAATGCTGGCatgcgtgccataggttgccgacccctgttcTACACAATACAAAGTGAATAGGTGcaacatttttgaagctccaaaaatcacataggtctgcataaaagtaatacatacaaatccagtggataaatcaatgtcttcagaagcaataggtgtgggtgagaaacggatccatttttactataaattctccaccctgctcaatctccactttaactttcacattcttgttgtgtttttggtgattcacattcttcatgcatattgccccctgctggacagagagaagaatttctagcataaAATACATATTGATTGATTTCTCAACCAAACCTATCAAATCGcttgattcaaccactggagtcttatggcttaatttcatgctgcctttacatgatttttggagcttcaaaattttggtacacattcacttgcattgtactgacctacagagctgaaatattcttctaaaaatcttaatgtgttttctgctgaagaaataatgtcatacacatctgggatgatgatgatgagagaatttacctTTTTGGATCAACTATCCTTAAAACAAACCTAATAAAAAAGtgggttattttattttaattttcatgtaAATATTTTCCATTCTATTTGTGTGTGATTTTCAAACAGCAATTGTAGAgccataaattatattaaaattataatttactttATTCAGCCAAATCTTCCTGATAATTTCCTGTTTTCCATGACCATAGGCAAAGATGGATTAAGAACTGAGAAGCCCATGGGCCGGTACACCATGTAAGCACCCTATGACACATCACATGACTACACTTACTTTTATGCGCTATAGGACACTTGGCAGATTCGGTTGGATACTATGTTGCAGgcagtgacttttttttttttatttatcttttgaagATCTATTTAGGCCTATTGTGCCATTTAGgttcatagctcactgtgcactttattctcTGCTATACGAGATTGTGTTTAACGCATCCATGGCAATAAAGGTACTTTATTCCCGAGTCCCGACAAACAGCACAATAACAGTTCATGAACTCACGTGcttaaccaaatattacaaatggTTACCGTGCACATATTTAGGGCTTTAAGGCACCTTTCTCtttataattaaacattaaatgcatgcaggacttaaCCATTTAAAAGTCCTCTATACTGTTTCACGAACGCTGTCtcttatatgaatttaaaccatcagatttgtacacagccagggtaaactgcaccttatctttgtgtttgaaaGCATTTTGTAAATCAAAGGTtgttctctgtagtccttcaaataaacacGTTGCTCCTGTAAGACGCAGATTTCCTGAGCGTGCACTTGATTGTCTTTGCTCGCGCTGCTGTCATCCAGCACACCTTCGGCCGAACAAATGGGGGAAACAGCCCAATCGGCCCGGTTAATCAGTCCTTGATCATGGGAACCATGCGTATACAGAAGTCTTAATGTTCACCTTTTCTCAAGCTTCTTTCCAAACAGTCACTGATGGTGAAACGTCTATCTAACAGAAAGTCGTACAAGACTCTGGAGGAAAATGCCAAGCGCAGACTTTCCAACGCAGCCAGACGTGTCTTAGCACTGACAGAAAAACagatacataaacaaacaggaTGTTAATAATgacatacatattttgtttttaaaaagtaattcagATTTGCAGCCATACCACTCCAAACTCAGTAACTGACTGTGCGTTGCATGCATTACTGGCTAAGTATTTTAAAGATGTATTTGAGCATATTGATACCTTTTGTCCATTAGATTGTCAATGCATTGCTTCAGTTTATCTTCCGTTTCTTCCTGAGCAGTCTGTTCTTCCACTACCTCACCTGCACAGCATGTAGATGTGTGAATGCATATTATAGTGTGTTCGTTTTGTGCTTACAATGTAAATATGAGTggatttatgtgtgtatgtgtgccaatacatttttgtgattagTGTATGATCGAGTGGATGCTTGTGTTtagtacatgtacagtatgtatgttaTTGTTGGTTTGTGACTGTGTCAATACCTGTGCCCTCCTCAAAGACTGATGCACTCTCGCTGGCACTGCTGTAGTGACTGAGCACCTCAGAGGCTACATCATCATCACTCAAGCCAGACTCCCCTCTCCCCCCATTCCTCCCtgatacagagagacagagagagaaataaaaagagTGAGAAGTTTCAATGAagtttcattcatccatccatccagaaaGGAATGTGCTTACAGCATCAATTGTGATGAGAGAACAAAGATACACAGATACTGAATGCAGAAAGATTAGTTGAATGGTTTGAGATAGAGACAGACGGACAGAATGGATTTGATCAAGAGGTTTGATATGAGAATGGATGCGTGTTAGAGAACGATCAGATGTATTTCAGCTATCCAAAGAGTTCATTTGCCTTGACTTCAttgctcaaaaaaacaaaacacacctgTAGGATTGTAAAACCTGGCAGTTCCCCGAGTTTAGATATTTTACAACTTGCCATTTAGTTTAATTTGAAAatgtcaaggacacaatggtggtggctgtagggatcgaactaatgaccttctgattaacagttgtgtgcattatcccactacgccaccaccactccaattgaTATCCCCTAAACCAATCACACTGTCTTCACTATCTTCACTGTTCCACCCTAGATCATGTATCCAATGAAACAGATCTTTTTAGTAAATGATTAGTCTAATCTCTGCATGGATGTTCTTGCAGTTCACACTTTTGAAATTATTCAATCCACTAGAAACTATTAGACTGCACCGCATAAAGCTCTTTTTCTGATTTCAAACAGTTTTACTAGATATGGTCTAAAATCACCCTGAAAATTTGGTTTAATGGGACCTAGGTACATTTCGAAAATATAagattttactaattatattttattagtttctcATTAtgttcacattttggcttttaaacaaatgtacaaatccatgtattcattcaataaataagatattatatttcatatataattttttgctaCATGTTTATAGTTTAACtgaataatttgtactatttacaagtatttacattgatttgttgagcaCAAACCAGCACGTTCTCTTTAACAAAATCGGCATTTATTTAAACAGCATCTGAAATTGAGCATCATGTTAACGAGAGAGAATTGCTTAATCTCATCTGAGCTATGCATGTTtcttttttgatcaacaactgacgatagagaacagaaagtgtattaaaaagacactattcaatgacaaatgggttgcattGATCTCATCTTTTGACATGCATTACACAGAACAATTTCTACTCTCAAGaagcagtgaaaggatctcgctgctgaatactccactatactacacaatcactgttgagtgaaatctaaacatttaccagccagttgccaaatatataaattttagtcgcatagtgtgaaatttggttgcaaatgcgagtgatttcatCTCATTGTAGTGGTGGGTTACGTATGGAGTAAAAGATAGATCTTGGGATTAAAGAATCAATATAAACatagttcaaatgaagattgcgatgcatctgAAAATCTATTTTTTACCAACCCCTAAACTACAGCATAGATATGGGGACAGAAACTGAGGCCAGTCTGCTAACATGGCATATGTGAGATACTCATTCAAGCATAAACACATTTTGAATACACTCAGAATAAATAACAGGAGTATGTCCTGTGAAGAAAAGGCCTCAAACTATCACTTTAGTCATTTTAAAAAGTGAGACTATGACAGCACAAGAGAATTACTTTTTTTGCTGGGTGGAACTGCTGTAGTAATACATGCATCAGCATACTAAGACACTGGATCATCTGAGAATCagctacatttttaaaatagaatAAATGGCATGTGTAGGAGGAGTCTAGAATGGTTGGGAATTCTGAGACACCCCACAACAGCCTCAGCCAAGTCCAAATGTGGATGAAATATTAGTCCAAATATTTGAACACGAGTTCCAGAACTCTCCAAAAGCTTAGTCACTCAGTGGAGAAAAAACACCAATAGACAGGACAGATTTGAACACCTGACTTGAGGTGACAGATGCTTATGGAATTTGGTTCTGGTGTCAATAACATCCAGACACGCGAAGGAagataaatgtaaacaatattagATATATTATGGACATTCACATGCAGCTGAGCTTTCTTTAATGAAGAAAACATTAATGGGATGAGAAGCATGAGGTAATGATAGAGATCAGATGTCACGCTACCTGGACGTGGCACAGCAGTCTTTGACAACTGCAGCTGAAGAACTTCCTGTCGGAGTGAGCCTGCTCACAGTGAACAGGAGGAAGAGAAAGATTAAATGACTCACAATGCTCAAGTTTGCCATTTTAAAAGggttacgcccgtttcacacatactccgtttgcagtgcgtatgcggtgcgtatgcagtgcgtatttttttccgttcccatgttaacaggttagagcttttacactgcacgcggatgcagtccgtcgatccgttccagttgcggtgcgtatacagcagtgcagcgatcgtttacggaccgagtctatttttgctgtgctgcaccgcagtgaattaaagtgacagcgcattgttcacattaaaatagacatatattgtcaagaaactgtaataatttcatcatatacgcataatttcagttaatgtgttctacagttactaaattacagggtcaagaaaaacaaaaaagtatgattatagtcccaaaagttgcaaaatggcaTCATATATGATTCGATGGACGCACGATACGTTGTGGTTTGCCTTGTGATGTCTGCTCTAACCAGAGAAAGCGATTATCCATCTGTTCGGCATTCATCCGAAAGTACTTTAGGTGCCGGTCACTGTAAAGTCGAAGTTCTGAGACAAGCACCAAACTGTCTCCTGCCTCGTTTGactgagtgaacccaaatgcatctcgttcttctccttcttagcaaaagATATAACGCGATagtttttcttctgtcaacaactcaaactacatgtaaaacaaagaatcacaatgattaaaattaattttcatactgtttcaatgtcttaaacaatgtcaaagttaacgttcggatttaaaatcaaaattactaatacatttttgattttgtggcacacagaaactgcggatcagtagcgcactgcaaacacagcatatgtgaaagcactatagcacgtgctgctcctgtactgCATACTCGCCGCATACGCAACGCATACGCaccgcaaacggagtatgtgcGAAACGGACGTTAGTCTCCCGaaaatttttatttctttcatcatttaaccctatatgactttcccTCTTCAGTGGAAGACAAATACATTGAGTTTTACTGTTTGATTTTTTTCCCAGGAATAACAATAAATTGGGAGCAAGGCCATTCAGACGTGTTTTGCGAACTGAATCAACCAAATTATTGAAAAGATCCTACATACAGGAAAGATTTAGGGgggagttaaaataaaaaatttcagatgcatcgatatcgattcttaaccCTCCTTAAGCTCTGATGGGCCCGTCGGCAGGCATTGGAGAagaaaataattatcaaaatattaataattacagccttgaccaaaacaaaataggtattatttaaaaactttgaagctcttcTTTACAacgcatgtaggcattatgaccaaagtGCTGCCCATTTTCGCTTacaacttcacaaaaaataaacagaacataaaatatctcaTACCATTACTTAAAGGAGGTGTTTATCTTTCAAACAAGCTCACACAAAAGGTAATCAGATAAacagatca
This window of the Xyrauchen texanus isolate HMW12.3.18 chromosome 27, RBS_HiC_50CHRs, whole genome shotgun sequence genome carries:
- the ifrd2 gene encoding interferon-related developmental regulator 2 isoform X2, which produces MPRSKKGKRGGTGSSKGRNGGRGESGLSDDDVASEVLSHYSSASESASVFEEGTGEVVEEQTAQEETEDKLKQCIDNLMDKSAKTRLAALESLRLAFSSRVLYDFLLDRRFTISDCLERSLRKGGGEEQAAAATVCALLCVQLGAGVEGEEGFKILRPILSSILIDSCVSLSARQSCARALGLCCYVSASEDSEDLVKSLGHLESVFVGAYPLGDGTLPSVKAGTPALHSAALKAWALLCTLCPASCINSILNHHLPRLHACLESSEVNFRIAVGETIALLYELGRDIDQEFEYEDCDALCNSLKSLATDGNKHRAKNDRRKQRSIFREVLHYIENDDFTEEKIKFGIETIYIDGWMRHRIYDAFKEVLESGVRHQLQFNSLLRDIFGLGPPLILDASVKANRISRTERHLFNSAAFKARTKLRNKVRDKRADVM
- the ifrd2 gene encoding interferon-related developmental regulator 2 isoform X1 — translated: MPRSKKGKRGGTGSSKGSLRQEVLQLQLSKTAVPRPGRNGGRGESGLSDDDVASEVLSHYSSASESASVFEEGTGEVVEEQTAQEETEDKLKQCIDNLMDKSAKTRLAALESLRLAFSSRVLYDFLLDRRFTISDCLERSLRKGGGEEQAAAATVCALLCVQLGAGVEGEEGFKILRPILSSILIDSCVSLSARQSCARALGLCCYVSASEDSEDLVKSLGHLESVFVGAYPLGDGTLPSVKAGTPALHSAALKAWALLCTLCPASCINSILNHHLPRLHACLESSEVNFRIAVGETIALLYELGRDIDQEFEYEDCDALCNSLKSLATDGNKHRAKNDRRKQRSIFREVLHYIENDDFTEEKIKFGIETIYIDGWMRHRIYDAFKEVLESGVRHQLQFNSLLRDIFGLGPPLILDASVKANRISRTERHLFNSAAFKARTKLRNKVRDKRADVM